One genomic region from Curtobacterium sp. 9128 encodes:
- the rdgB gene encoding RdgB/HAM1 family non-canonical purine NTP pyrophosphatase, whose product MTGTVVLATHNQGKVVELREILGAALGGVELVGYDGPGPVEDGDTYAANALIKARAAVAHTGLPALADDSGIAVDVLGGAPGIHSARYAGTRVDADNIALLLTNLEGVVERTAAFVCAAAFVTPDGQEHVVEAVWNGEVLTSRQGSGGHGYDPIFKPDDADRSSAQLTREEKNALSHRSKAFRGIAPIVREYFGA is encoded by the coding sequence GTGACGGGCACCGTCGTCCTCGCGACCCACAACCAGGGCAAGGTGGTCGAGCTGCGCGAGATCCTCGGCGCGGCCCTCGGTGGCGTCGAGCTCGTCGGGTACGACGGGCCGGGGCCGGTCGAGGACGGCGACACGTACGCCGCGAACGCGCTGATCAAGGCGCGTGCGGCCGTCGCGCACACCGGGCTGCCGGCGCTCGCCGACGACTCGGGCATCGCGGTCGACGTGCTCGGCGGCGCCCCCGGCATCCACTCGGCGCGGTACGCCGGAACCCGGGTGGACGCCGACAACATCGCGTTGCTGCTGACGAACCTCGAGGGCGTCGTGGAGCGGACAGCGGCGTTCGTCTGCGCCGCCGCGTTCGTGACGCCCGACGGCCAGGAGCACGTCGTCGAGGCGGTCTGGAACGGTGAGGTGCTGACGTCGCGGCAGGGCTCCGGCGGCCACGGGTACGACCCGATCTTCAAGCCGGACGACGCGGATCGGTCGTCTGCACAGCTCACGCGCGAGGAGAAGAACGCGCTGAGCCACCGGTCGAAGGCGTTCCGTGGGATCGCCCCGATCGTGCGCGAGTACTTCGGCGCGTAG
- a CDS encoding DedA family protein, which yields MHSVALALIPWLDPQYILDHFGAVAVLVVCAIIFAETGLLIGFIFPGDSLLVITGLFAFDRGGAIGGIPIWVAALMIGAAAFLGGELGYYIGKKAGPPIFERKESGLFSKENVDRTNAFFHRFGPLAVILARFVPVVRTFLPIAAGVGRMNYKKYSLYNAIGAVIWGVGVTFLGYFLGYIPFVADLVRNYIDLILIAAVLVTVVPMALTYIRNARKAKKAEQEQPTAE from the coding sequence ATGCACTCCGTCGCACTCGCCCTGATCCCCTGGCTGGATCCGCAGTACATCCTCGACCACTTCGGGGCCGTCGCCGTGCTCGTCGTGTGCGCCATCATCTTCGCCGAGACCGGCCTGCTGATCGGGTTCATCTTCCCCGGCGACAGCCTGCTCGTCATCACCGGGCTCTTCGCCTTCGACCGCGGCGGCGCCATCGGCGGCATCCCGATCTGGGTGGCGGCGCTGATGATCGGCGCGGCGGCGTTCCTCGGTGGCGAGCTCGGCTACTACATCGGCAAGAAGGCCGGGCCGCCGATCTTCGAGCGCAAGGAGAGCGGTCTGTTCTCGAAGGAGAACGTCGACCGCACCAACGCGTTCTTCCACCGCTTCGGGCCCCTCGCGGTCATCCTGGCGCGCTTCGTGCCGGTCGTCCGGACCTTCCTGCCGATCGCCGCGGGCGTCGGGCGCATGAACTACAAGAAGTACTCGCTGTACAACGCGATCGGTGCCGTCATCTGGGGCGTCGGGGTGACGTTCCTCGGGTACTTCCTCGGGTACATCCCGTTCGTCGCCGACCTGGTGCGGAACTACATCGACCTGATCCTCATCGCGGCGGTGCTCGTCACCGTGGTGCCGATGGCGCTGACCTACATCCGCAACGCCCGCAAGGCGAAGAAGGCCGAGCAGGAGCAGCCGACCGCGGAGTAG